Below is a genomic region from Candidatus Methylomirabilota bacterium.
ACCGAGGAGCGTGAGCTCGACCCGCTTGACCTCGCTCATCGTGACCTCCGCGTCCTCACAGGTCCAGCTTGTTGATGTCGGACAGGATGGCGTCGATCTGGGCCACGGTCTGCTTGCGCTCGGCCGCCACCCGGGCCAACTCGCGGCGCAGCCCCTCGTTCTCCTCCCGCAAGCGGTCCAGGGTCGCGACCGCCCGCCGCACGGCGTCCTCCAGCTGACCCAGGCGGTCGAGGAGCGTGTCGGCCATCAGGCGCCCCGCCACGTGATCTTGAACTGCTCGGCCACCCGCTGGGCCACCGCCTCCTGGATCCGATTGGCCTCCTCGTCGGTGAGAGTACGGTCCTCCGCCTGCAGCGTGAGGCGCCAGGCCAGGTTGCGCCGGCCTTCCTCGAAGGTGAACACGTCGAAGAGCGTCAGTTGCCGGAGCAGCGGACCGGCCTCGGCGCGGATCACGGCCTCGATCTCGGCGGCGGTGACGGTGCGCAGGGCGCCGACCAGGAAGGCCACGTCGCGCTGCACCGCCGGATAGCGCGGCAGGGCCTGGTAGCGGATCTCCGGCGGCGTGAGCCGCAGGATCTCGTCCAGCGGCAGCAGCGCGGCGAACACCGGGATGCCGATGTCGAACAGGGCTCGCACATCGGCCGCGACCTCGCCGAACTCGGCGACGGTCACGCCGTCGGCCACGAGCACGCCCCGGCGGTCCGGCTCGAACCCCTTGACCCCGGCGGCCAGATGCGCCCGCGAGGCCGGCGCGGGCACCCGCAGCGCCTCCAGCACGTGCTCGGCCAGCCCCTTGGCGTCGTAGATGTCGACCGGCTCGACACGTCCCTCGCCCGCCGGCCGGACCCACCATGCCGGCGGCTCCCGGGCGCCGGCCAGGGCGATGGCCAGCCAGCGGGACTCGCGGGGCAGTCCGGGGGCCGGCTCGAAGATCTTGCCGATCTCGAAGACGCGCACATTGGGCTGCTGTCGGCGCAGGTTGGTCGCCACCACACCCAGGACCCCCTCCAGCGGGTTGTAGCGCAGGAGCGAGGCGTCCCGGCTGAGCGGGTTGAGCAGCGCGAGCGGGCGCGGCGCCGCCGGCGTGCGCAAGACCTCGTCGTAAGCGGGGTCGCTGAAAGTATAGGTCACCGCCTCGTGGAGGCCCGCCCCCACCAGCGCCCGCCGCACCGTTTCGGCCTGGCGCAGGCTCATCGGGAGCTGGACCGGCCGCAAGGGCACGGGGACCAGCGCCGAGGGGATCTTGTCGTAGCCCCACACGCGGATGACTTCCTCCACGAGGTCGTCCTCGATGCTGAGGTCGCGGCGGAAGCTGGGCACCTCGACCTCGAGGGCGTCGGCCTGCGCGCGCACGCCCAGCCCCAGCCCCGTGAAGATGCGCGCGGCCTCGGCCTGCGGGGGCGCCACGCCGAGCACCCGGCCGAGCCGCGCCATGCGCAGGGTGATCCGCGGCCGGGCCTGGGGCCGCGGATACGCGTCGACCATGCCGCGGGCCACCGTGCCGCCGGCCACCTCGGCGATGAGCTGAGCGGCCCGATCGCTGGCGTCGACGAGGGCCTCGATATCGGCCCCGCGCTCGAAGCGGTAGGCGGCGTCGGTGAGGAGGCCCAGCGCTCGGGACGTCCGTCTGATCGAGGCCGCCGCGAAGCAGGCGCTCTCCAGCAGCACGCGGGTCGTGGCCGGCGTGACTTCGGTCTCGGCGCCACCCATCACCCCGGCGATGCCGATGGCACGCTCGGGATCGGCGATCACCAGCATGGCGCCGTTCAGCGTGCGGGTCTGGCCGTCGAGCGTGGTGAAGCGCTCGCCGTCACGGGCGCGGCGGACGACGATCGTCCCCTCCGTCACGGTGGCGTGATCGAACGCGTGAAGCGGGTGGCCGAGCTCCCACATGACGTAGTTGGTGACGTCGACGACATTGCTGATGGGCCGCAGCCCCGCCGCCCGGAGGCGGGCGGCCAGCCACGCCGGAGACGGCCCTACCCGGACCCCGCTGATCACGCGGGCCGTGAACCGCGGACAGAGGTCGGGGGCCTCGATGCGGACCCGCGCCAGGCTCTCCACCGCGTCGTCGGACTCCTTGACGACGACCGCGGGCGCCCGGAACGGCGCCCCGGTCAGCGCGGCCAGCTCGCGGGCGATGCCCACCACCGACAGGCAGTCGGGACGGTTGGGCGTGACCTCGACTTCCAGCACCCGGTCGTCCAGTCCGAGGTGGGCGACCAGGTCGGCGCCGAGCGGGGCGTCGGCGCCGACCAGCAGGACGCCGGCCTCGTGCTCCGCGCCCAGACCCAGCTCGCGTTCCGAGCACAGCATGCCCTGGGACTCGACGCCGCGGATCTTCGTGGCGGTGATGCGACGTCCCCCGGGCAGCGTGGCGCCCGGCGCCGCGAAGGCGGCCCGGACACCCGGCCCCGCGTTGGGCGCCCCGCACACCACGCTGAAGCGCTCGTGCCCGGTGCTGACGCGGCAGAGGACCAGCCGGTGCCCCTGGCTCTCGCCCAGCTCGCGCTCGATGGCCTCGATCTCGGCCACGACGACGCCGGCCAGATCGGGAGGGGCCAGCGGCGTGATCCCGGCGATCTCCACGCCGGCGTTCACGAGGCGGTCGGCCGCCTGCTCGGCCGTGAGGTCGAGGTCGACGAATTCGCGGACCCAGCGGTACGGAATCTTCATGCGAACTGCCGCAGCATCCGCACGTCGTCCTCGAAGAAGAGCCGGATGTCGTCCACTCCGTACTTCAGCATGGCGATGCGCTCGATGCCCATGCCGAAGGCCCAACCCGTGACCTCCTCCGGATCGTAGCCCACGTTGCGCAGCACCTGCGGGTGAACCATGCCCGAGCCGAGGATCTCCAGCCAGCCCGATTGCTTGCACACCCGGCAGCCGCTGCCCCCGCAGCGGAAGCACAGGACGTCGACCTCGGCCGAGGGCTCCGTGAACGGGAAGAACGACGGCCGGAAGCGGATCTTCGAGCGCGGCCCGAACATCTCGCGGGCGAAGAGCTCCAGCGTGCCCTTGAGGTCGGCCATGGACACGTTCCGATCGACGGCCAGCCCTTCGACCTGATGGAACATCGGGGAGTGGGTGATGTCGGCGTCGCGCCGGTACACGCGTCCCGGGCAGATGATGCGGACGGGTGGCCGCTGGGTCTGCATGATGCGGATCTGCACCGGGGAGGTGTGGGTCCGCAGCAGGGTGTCCTCGGACAAGTAGAAGGTGTCCTGCATGTCCCGGGCCGGATGGTCCCGGGGGATGTTGAGGGCCTCGAAGTTGTGGTAGTCGTCTTCGACCTCGGGGCCCTCGGCGACCGCGAAACCGAGGCCGAGAAAGATGGCGACGCTCTCGTCCTGGACCCTGGTCAGGGGATGGCGCGCGCCCAGGGGCGGCCGGCGGCCGGGCAGCGTGAGGTCCAGACGCTGGCGCGCGCGCTCCTGGCGGCGCTCGGCCTCCCGCGTCTCGCCCAGCCGCAGCTCGAGCAGCGCTTCCAGCTCGCGCTTGGCCTCGTTGGCGGCGGCGCCCACCAGCGGGCGCTCGCGAGCCGGCAGCGTGCCCAGCGAGCGCAACAGCAGCGTGAGCCGGCCCTGCCGGCCCAGGTAGCGCACGCGCAGCTGCTCGAGGTCCGCCGAGGCGCTGGCCCGCGCGATGGCCGCGCGCGCTTCCTCGGCGAGGGGATCGACGCGAGGGTGCCCCATTCAGGCACGCGTCTTCACTGTGTCGGCCAGCTTGGCGAAGGCGGCAGGATCCTTGACCGCCAGCTCGGCCAGCACCTTGCGGTCGAGGCCGATGCCGGCCTTCTTGAGGCCGGCCATGAAGCGTGAGTACGACACCCCGAGCGTCCGGCAGGCGGCGTTGATCCGCACGATCCACAGTCCTCGCGCCGCGCGCTTCTTCTGCCGGCGGTCCCGGTAGGCGAAGGCGCCCGCCCGGAGCACCGTCTCGGCCGCCGTCCGGTACAGCCGACGGCGGCCCCCCACATACCCCTTGGCCTGCTTGAGGACCTTCTTGCGCCGCTGGCGCGTCTTGCTTCCACCCTTTGCCCGTGGCATCCCTGCTCCTTTGCGTCGGGCCTGGCCGGCCCGACGATCGGCGACGGTCGGCTACAGATACGGCACGAGCACCCGCATCCGGCGCTCGTCGGCCGGGCTGATCGGCCGTACCTTCCGCAGCCGGCGCCGCCGGTGCGGAGACTTGGCCTCCAGCAAGTGGCTCTTCCACCCCTTGTGGCGCATGAGCTTGCCGGTGCCGGACTTCTTCAGGCGCTTGGCCGCGCCCCGCTTCGTCTTCATCTTGGGCATGCGCGCTCCCTCACGTTCCTCAGTGCTGAGCCCGGGGGGACAGCATGATGTGCAGCATCCGCCCCTCCATCCGCGGATTGTTCTCCACGGAGGCGATGTCCTGCACGGCCTCCACCATCTTCTGCAGCATCTTCCAGCCCAGCTCGGTGTGAGCCATCTCCCGGCCCTTGAAGCGGACCGTCACCTTCGCCTTGTGCCCCTCCTCCAGGAAGCGCCGGACGTGGCGCACCTTGAACTCAAAGTCGTGCTTCTCCGTCTTGGGCCCCATCTTCACTTCTTTGATCTGAATCGTCGTCTGCTTCTTGCGCGCTTCCTTCAGGCGACGGGACTGCGTGTACTTGTATTTTCCGAAGTCCATGATGCGGCAGACCGGCGGCTGCGCATCCGGCGCCACCTCCACGAGGTCCAGCTCCCGCTGGCGGGCGACCTCCAGCGCCTGTTGAATCGGCATGATGCCCAGCTGCTCGCCTTCGGCGCTGACCACCCGAACTTCGCGGACGCGGATGCCCTCGTTGATGCGGATCTCTTTGGTTTGGCTGATGGCGTCGCTCCTGATTACGAGGTCGTGAAGACCGCGCGCGCGAGGCGCGCGTGGCCGCGCCGCCGCCGGGCGGCGCTGGACAGGGGACGCTCGCTCACGAGCGACCCACGGTGAGGTCGGGATCCCGGGCGCTGATCTCGCGGGCGAGGTCGGCGAGGAGGCGATCCACGGGAACGTCCTTGATCTCTTCGCCGGAGCGGCGACGCAGGCTGGCGGTGCCGCTCGTCCGCTCGCGCTCGCCCACGATGACCATGTAGGGCACCTTGCGCAGCTGGGCATCGCGGATGCGATAGCCGAGCTTCTCGTTGCGGTCGTCCAGCTCGGCCCGGACCCGGGCCGCCTGGAGCCGCCCGTGCACGGTCCGGGCGTAGTCCAGGTGCTTCTCGCTGATGGGCAGCACGCGGGCCTGCACGGGGGCCAGCCAGGTGGGGAACGCCCCCGCGTAGTGCTCGGTGAGGATGCCGACAAAGCGCTCGAACGATCCCAGAATCGCCCGGTGGATCGCCACCGGGCGCTTGGCCTGACCGTCGGCGTCGATGTAGGTCAGCTCGAAGCGCTCGGGCAGCATGGTGAGATCCACCTGGATCGTGGCGATCGTCCACTTCCGGCCGAGCACGTCCTCGACGTCCACGTCGATCTTGGGACCGTAGAAGGCCCCGTCGCCGGGGTTGAGATCGTAGGCCAGCCCGTTGGCCTTGAGGGCCTCGTGCAGCGCCCGCTCCGCCGTCTCCCACTGCTCCTCGGTGCCCAGCGAGTCGGCGGGCCGGGTGGCCAGCTTGAAGGACGGCTCCAGCGAGAACGTCTTGTGCCAGGTCCGCATCAGCCCCAGCAGCTGCGTGACCTCGTCCTGGAGCTGATCGGGCCGGCAGTAGATGTGGGCGTCGTCCTGGGTGAACTGGCGCACCCGAAAGAGGCCGGTCAGCGTGCCGGACCGCTCGTTGCGATGCAGCCGCCCCATGTCGGCGAAGCGCAGGGGCAGGTCGCGGTAGGAGCGCAGGGCGTGGCGATAGACGATGGTCGACTCCGGGCAATTCATGGGCTTGAGCGCGAACATCTGCTCTTCCGCCTCGAGCTTGAACATGTTGTCGGCGTAATGCTCCCAGTGCCCGGACTGCTCCCACAGCTTCTTGTTGACGAGGATCGGCGTGGAGACCTCCTGATAGCCGAGCGCGTCCAGATGCTCCCGCACGAACCGCTCCAGCTCCCGCACGATCGTCCAGCCGTGCGGCAGCCAGAACGGCGAGCCCGGGGACACCTCGTTGAAGATGAACAGGTCCAGCTCCCGCCCCAGCTTGCGGTGGTCGCGCTTCTTGGCTTCCTCCAGCCGCCAGAAGTGCCTGTCCAGCTCCTCCTGGGTGAGCCAGGCGGTTCCGTAGATCCGCTGCAGCATGGGGTTCCGCTCGCTGCCGCGCCAGTAGGCACCCGAGGACGACAGCAGCTTGAAGAACTTCACCTGGCCCGTCGAGGCCACATGGGGGCCGCGGCAGAGATCGATGAACTCACCCTGCTGATAGAGCGAGACCCGGGGGGCGCCGAGGCCCTCGAGGATCTCCACCTTGAACGGCTCGTCCCGGCCGCCGAAGAAGCGGACGGCTTCCGGCCGGGCCATCTCGCGGCGCTCGAACGGATAGTCGGCCGCGGTGATCGCCCGCATCTCCGCCTCGATGCGCTCGAGGTCGGCGGTGGTGAACGGCTCGGCCTTGAGGAAATCGTAATAGAAGCCGTCCTCGATGGCCGGGCCGATCGCCAGCTTCACTCCGGGGAACAGGCGCTTCACGGCCTGGGCCATGACGTGCGCGGTGGAGTGGCGGAGCGTAGAAAGCGGCGACGGGTCGCAGTCGAACTCGCCGGTCAGCGTGAGGTGGCGGTCTTGTTCAGCCTCGGCCATACACTCCTGGAGAAAGGGTGGTTGGTAGGCTCGGGCGGTTTCGAACCGCCGACCTCCTCTGCGTCAGAGAGGCGCTCTCCCACTGAGCTACGAGCCTACTCAAAAAGTACCGCTCATGCTACACGGCGCCCCGGCGCGCTGTCAAGCGAACCGCACGAGATTTCAAGCATTTACCGGAGGAGGTTGGTCAGCGAGGTATCCACGACGTAGTTGAAGCGCGCCGTGATGGCGATACCCGCGCTCCCGCGCCTCATGGAGACCAGCATCTGCGGCGGCACGACCGGAAACGGCGAGCCCAGCTTGATGGCGTTGACCGCGTAGTCGTCGTAGATCGGCAGCCCCGACGACTGGACCACGTCGACGAACTGCAGCCGGCCGTCCTTCAGGATGCCGAACTCCACGACGAGGGACGCCGTGCTGTACTCGCACTCCCGCGTCCGGTCGTTCTTGACACAGGGAAATCCCCAGTTGGCCTTGATCCGGCGGCGCAGGCGATCGAGGTAGTCGTTGTACCTGGTGTCGGTGGAGTCCAGGGGAATCGGCTCCCCCTCGATGCCTCCGCGGCCGCCGCCCCGGCCCCCGGCGCCGCCCCCGCGCAGGGCCGAGCGAATGTCGATGGGCGGCGGCTCGGGCGCGGGCGTGGGGGTCGGAGCCAGGGCCACCCGAGGCTCCACGCTCGGCGGCGGCTCGGGTGCAGCCGGCGCCGTCGGGGCCGGCGGCGGCTCCGGAGCTGGAGGCGTCGCGACCACGGGCGGCTCGGGCGCGGGCGGCGGCTCTTCGACGGGCGCCGGCTCTTTGACAGGCGGCAGCTCCTCGACAGGCAGTGGCTTCGGAATGGGTGTCTCGGCCACAGGGGGCGGCGGTGGCGGCTCCACCGCTTTTGGAACGGATGGCGCTGGTGGCTCGGGAGCGGGCGCGGGCGCCGGCTGACTGGCGATAGGGGGAGGCTGCGGCGTTGGTTCGGGCCTGGGCTTGACCACCGCTGCCACACGCGGCGGCGGAGCCGCTTTCTGCGGAACAGTCCTGGGCGGCGTGGGCCGAGCCGGACGCGCCGCCGGGCCTGCGGTCTTCGCGGCAGGGTTGCCGCTGGGGGCCGGCTCGCCGAGATCAGGAAGCTCGACGATGAGCGGCTCGCCCCGCTTGATCGGAGGCGGGCTGGAC
It encodes:
- the rpmI gene encoding 50S ribosomal protein L35 — encoded protein: MPKMKTKRGAAKRLKKSGTGKLMRHKGWKSHLLEAKSPHRRRRLRKVRPISPADERRMRVLVPYL
- the rplT gene encoding 50S ribosomal protein L20 encodes the protein MPRAKGGSKTRQRRKKVLKQAKGYVGGRRRLYRTAAETVLRAGAFAYRDRRQKKRAARGLWIVRINAACRTLGVSYSRFMAGLKKAGIGLDRKVLAELAVKDPAAFAKLADTVKTRA
- the thrS gene encoding threonine--tRNA ligase, whose translation is MAEAEQDRHLTLTGEFDCDPSPLSTLRHSTAHVMAQAVKRLFPGVKLAIGPAIEDGFYYDFLKAEPFTTADLERIEAEMRAITAADYPFERREMARPEAVRFFGGRDEPFKVEILEGLGAPRVSLYQQGEFIDLCRGPHVASTGQVKFFKLLSSSGAYWRGSERNPMLQRIYGTAWLTQEELDRHFWRLEEAKKRDHRKLGRELDLFIFNEVSPGSPFWLPHGWTIVRELERFVREHLDALGYQEVSTPILVNKKLWEQSGHWEHYADNMFKLEAEEQMFALKPMNCPESTIVYRHALRSYRDLPLRFADMGRLHRNERSGTLTGLFRVRQFTQDDAHIYCRPDQLQDEVTQLLGLMRTWHKTFSLEPSFKLATRPADSLGTEEQWETAERALHEALKANGLAYDLNPGDGAFYGPKIDVDVEDVLGRKWTIATIQVDLTMLPERFELTYIDADGQAKRPVAIHRAILGSFERFVGILTEHYAGAFPTWLAPVQARVLPISEKHLDYARTVHGRLQAARVRAELDDRNEKLGYRIRDAQLRKVPYMVIVGERERTSGTASLRRRSGEEIKDVPVDRLLADLAREISARDPDLTVGRS
- a CDS encoding TonB family protein, whose amino-acid sequence is MALAPTPTPAPEPPPIDIRSALRGGGAGGRGGGRGGIEGEPIPLDSTDTRYNDYLDRLRRRIKANWGFPCVKNDRTRECEYSTASLVVEFGILKDGRLQFVDVVQSSGLPIYDDYAVNAIKLGSPFPVVPPQMLVSMRRGSAGIAITARFNYVVDTSLTNLLR
- the pheT gene encoding phenylalanine--tRNA ligase subunit beta, with protein sequence MKIPYRWVREFVDLDLTAEQAADRLVNAGVEIAGITPLAPPDLAGVVVAEIEAIERELGESQGHRLVLCRVSTGHERFSVVCGAPNAGPGVRAAFAAPGATLPGGRRITATKIRGVESQGMLCSERELGLGAEHEAGVLLVGADAPLGADLVAHLGLDDRVLEVEVTPNRPDCLSVVGIARELAALTGAPFRAPAVVVKESDDAVESLARVRIEAPDLCPRFTARVISGVRVGPSPAWLAARLRAAGLRPISNVVDVTNYVMWELGHPLHAFDHATVTEGTIVVRRARDGERFTTLDGQTRTLNGAMLVIADPERAIGIAGVMGGAETEVTPATTRVLLESACFAAASIRRTSRALGLLTDAAYRFERGADIEALVDASDRAAQLIAEVAGGTVARGMVDAYPRPQARPRITLRMARLGRVLGVAPPQAEAARIFTGLGLGVRAQADALEVEVPSFRRDLSIEDDLVEEVIRVWGYDKIPSALVPVPLRPVQLPMSLRQAETVRRALVGAGLHEAVTYTFSDPAYDEVLRTPAAPRPLALLNPLSRDASLLRYNPLEGVLGVVATNLRRQQPNVRVFEIGKIFEPAPGLPRESRWLAIALAGAREPPAWWVRPAGEGRVEPVDIYDAKGLAEHVLEALRVPAPASRAHLAAGVKGFEPDRRGVLVADGVTVAEFGEVAADVRALFDIGIPVFAALLPLDEILRLTPPEIRYQALPRYPAVQRDVAFLVGALRTVTAAEIEAVIRAEAGPLLRQLTLFDVFTFEEGRRNLAWRLTLQAEDRTLTDEEANRIQEAVAQRVAEQFKITWRGA
- the pheS gene encoding phenylalanine--tRNA ligase subunit alpha, coding for MGHPRVDPLAEEARAAIARASASADLEQLRVRYLGRQGRLTLLLRSLGTLPARERPLVGAAANEAKRELEALLELRLGETREAERRQERARQRLDLTLPGRRPPLGARHPLTRVQDESVAIFLGLGFAVAEGPEVEDDYHNFEALNIPRDHPARDMQDTFYLSEDTLLRTHTSPVQIRIMQTQRPPVRIICPGRVYRRDADITHSPMFHQVEGLAVDRNVSMADLKGTLELFAREMFGPRSKIRFRPSFFPFTEPSAEVDVLCFRCGGSGCRVCKQSGWLEILGSGMVHPQVLRNVGYDPEEVTGWAFGMGIERIAMLKYGVDDIRLFFEDDVRMLRQFA
- the infC gene encoding translation initiation factor IF-3 — protein: MRINEGIRVREVRVVSAEGEQLGIMPIQQALEVARQRELDLVEVAPDAQPPVCRIMDFGKYKYTQSRRLKEARKKQTTIQIKEVKMGPKTEKHDFEFKVRHVRRFLEEGHKAKVTVRFKGREMAHTELGWKMLQKMVEAVQDIASVENNPRMEGRMLHIMLSPRAQH